Sequence from the Deltaproteobacteria bacterium IMCC39524 genome:
TCGAAACACTTTCACAGCGTATTCGCGAAATGGCCTTCCTGAATGCCGGCGTCAAGATAGAGATTATTGATGAGCGCACCGACAAGAGCCATGTCTTCCACTACGAAGGCGGCATCGTTTCTTTCGTCGAATATCTGAATCGAGCCAAAACACCACTGCATCCAAAGCCGCTTTTTTTTACAGGCACCAGAGAAGATGTCGAAATTGATATCGCCATTCAGTACAACGACTCTTACGATGAGAAAATCTTCTCCTTTGCCAACAATATCAATACCCACGAAGGTGGCACCCACTTAAGTGGTTTCAAAGCGGCGCTGACGCGCACCATGAACACCTATGCAACCGTTAACAACCTTCTTAAAAATATGAAAAGTGCGATTTCAGGGGACGATTTGCGCGAAGGTATGGCCGCGGTTCTTTCGGTTAAGGTTCCTGATCCGCAGTTTGAGGGTCAAACCAAAACCAAATTGGGCAACTCGGAGATTAAAGGTTATGTCGAGACCCTGATGAACGAAAAGCTGGCGGAATATCTCGAAGAGAATCCGTCCATAGCCAAGAAAATCCTGGAGAAAGGTATCGATGCCGCCAGAGCCCGCGAAGCGGCGCGCAAAGCTCGTGACCTGACTCGCCGCAAAGGTGCCCTTGATGGGTTGGCTCTGCCGGGAAAACTGGCTGATTGCCAGGAGAAGGATCCTGCGCTCTGTGAACTCTACCTGGTCGAGGGCGACTCGGCCGGTGGTAGTGCCAAACAGGGACGGGAAAGGCGCTATCAGGCTATCCTGCCGTTGAAAGGTAAGATTCTAAATGTCGAGAAGGCACGCTTCGACAAGATGATCACCTCCAACGAGATACGAACCCTGATCACGGCGATGGGAACCAGTATAGGCAAAGAGGATTTCGATCTGAGCAAGCTGCGCTACCACCGGATTATAATCATGACCGACGCCGATGTCGACGGTTCGCATATCCGTACCCTGCTCTTGACCTTCTTCTTCCGACAAATGCCGGAGCTGGTGGAACGCGGACACCTCTACATCGCTCAACCCCCACTCTACAAGGCCAAACGCGGAAAGAAAGAGCTTTACCTGAAAGACGAGGAAGCTCTTCGTGAATATTTGCTCGATGAGGGTGTCGAGGGAATGACCGTGAAGATGGAGAAGAGCGGCAAGGTCTTGCGTGGCAAACAAATAATCCCGACGTTGCGCAATATCCTTGATTACAACGAGCACTTCGGCAAGATGGTGCACAAGGGGATTAATGCCGAAGTTCTTAAGGTTTTTGTGAGTGGCAAATTGCAGAATGGTTTCGCGGACCTGATTGACCTTGCACCTTTGGCCGCCAAGTTACGTGAGATTGAACCTGATGTTGAGTTTGAGGTGTTTAACGATCCACCTCGGATTCTCTATAAAAAGGGTAGCTTGCGATCCTACATCGACCAGAAGGTGTTGGAGAGTCTGTCGATGTATGAGTACAAGCTATTACTGCAGTCGTACAAGCAGGTTGAAGAAATCTGTTTGAATGAGAAGGCATTGATCAGTAAAGAAGGGCAAGAAGAGATGGTTGTGAGCGATCGTCAGGACTTGCTCAACTATTTCTTCGCCCGGGCCAAGAAGGGACAGTATATCCAGCGCTACAAAGGCTTGGGGGAGATGAACCCGGACCAGCTCTGGGAGACCACGATGGATCCCGAAAAAAGGGTGTTACTGCAGGTCAAAATCGAAGACACCATCGAGGCGGAGCAGATCTTTACCGTGCTGATGGGCGACCAGGTTGAGCCGCGTCGTGAATTTATTGAAAATAACGCCCTTAACGTATCTAATTTGGACGTATAAACCCCGGAACGAGGTTATGGGTTCAAGGTTCGTGGAATTAGCTTTTACCACGAACCACGAACCACGAACCACGGTCCGGTTTTCCGGAGGAAAAACCTAGATGCTTTCAGAACAGAACAAAGTCAGCGTCAATATCGAAGACGAAATGCGCAAGTCCTACATGGACTATGCGATGAGTGTAATCGTCGGCCGGGCTCTACCGGACGTGCGAGACGGTCTAAAACCGGTTCACCGGCGGGTGTTGTTCGCCATGAATGAACTGAACAACGACTACAACAAGCCGTACAAGAAATCGGCTCGCGTGGTCGGTGACGTTATCGGTAAATACCATCCCCATGGTGACTCGGCGGTTTATGACACCATCGTTCGTATGGCCCAGGACTTCTCCATGCGCCATCCTCTGGTCGACGGACAAGGAAACTTCGGTTCGGTTGACGGCGACTCGGCGGCGGCTATGCGTTATACAGAAGTTCGCATGGATCGGTTGGCCCATGAACTACTAAGCGACCTGGACAAGGAAACGGTTGAATTTGGACCCAACTACGATGACTCTCTCGAAGAGCCATTGGTTTTGCCCTGCAAGTATCCCAACCTGCTGGTCAACGGCTCTGAGGGTATTGCGGTCGGTATGGCGACCAAGATACCACCACACAACCTGGGAGAGATTATCGATGGCTTGATTGCGGTAATCGATAACCCGAAGCTAGAGGTTGAGGAACTGCTTGAGCTGATCCCGGGCCCTGATTTTCCGACCGGCGGCTTCATCATGGGCCGAGACAGCATCCACCAGGCTTACCGCACCGGTCGAGGGATTATCCCGATGCGCGCCAAGGCGATGGTCGAGCAGAACAGCCGCACCAGTCGTGAGAGCATCATCGTCACCGAGATTCCTTTCCAGGTTAACAAGGCGCGACTGATTGAAAAGATCGCCGACCTGGTTCGGGACAAGAAGATCGAAGGTATTTCCGATCTGCGCGATGAGTCGGACCGTGACGGCATGCGCATCGTTATCGAGTTGAAGCGTGACAGCATCCCCCAGGTGGTGCTTAACCAGCTCTACAAGATGACGCCGATGCATTCGTCTTTTGGCATCATCATGTTGGCGATTGTCAAAGGCCAACCACAGATTCTTAAGCTGCGCGAAGTGCTGGATCTCTTCATTGACCACCGCAAGGAGATCGTGACTCGACGCACCATGTTCGAGCTGAAGAAAGCCGAAGCCCGCGCCCACATCCTCGAAGGTCTGAAGATCGCCCTGGACAACCTCGACGAGGTTATTCAAACGATCAAAACCAGCGCCAACCCGGCTGAAGCCAAGGAGAGATTGATCTCCCGCTTCGAGCTGAGTGATATCCAGGCCCAGGCGATTCTTGAAATGCGCCTGCACCGCCTGACCGGCCTCGA
This genomic interval carries:
- the gyrB gene encoding DNA topoisomerase (ATP-hydrolyzing) subunit B codes for the protein MNKDYDAGSITVLEGLSAVRKRPAMYIGSTSIQGLHHLVYEVVDNSIDEALAGHCDDIKVVIHVDNSVTVTDNGRGIPVDMHETQKKPAAEVVMTVLHAGGKFDSDTYKVSGGLHGVGVSVVNALSSRLELEIRRGGKIYRQNYEKGVPTGDLVEDGTTKRRGTRILFWPDAEIFETTDFSFETLSQRIREMAFLNAGVKIEIIDERTDKSHVFHYEGGIVSFVEYLNRAKTPLHPKPLFFTGTREDVEIDIAIQYNDSYDEKIFSFANNINTHEGGTHLSGFKAALTRTMNTYATVNNLLKNMKSAISGDDLREGMAAVLSVKVPDPQFEGQTKTKLGNSEIKGYVETLMNEKLAEYLEENPSIAKKILEKGIDAARAREAARKARDLTRRKGALDGLALPGKLADCQEKDPALCELYLVEGDSAGGSAKQGRERRYQAILPLKGKILNVEKARFDKMITSNEIRTLITAMGTSIGKEDFDLSKLRYHRIIIMTDADVDGSHIRTLLLTFFFRQMPELVERGHLYIAQPPLYKAKRGKKELYLKDEEALREYLLDEGVEGMTVKMEKSGKVLRGKQIIPTLRNILDYNEHFGKMVHKGINAEVLKVFVSGKLQNGFADLIDLAPLAAKLREIEPDVEFEVFNDPPRILYKKGSLRSYIDQKVLESLSMYEYKLLLQSYKQVEEICLNEKALISKEGQEEMVVSDRQDLLNYFFARAKKGQYIQRYKGLGEMNPDQLWETTMDPEKRVLLQVKIEDTIEAEQIFTVLMGDQVEPRREFIENNALNVSNLDV
- the gyrA gene encoding DNA gyrase subunit A produces the protein MLSEQNKVSVNIEDEMRKSYMDYAMSVIVGRALPDVRDGLKPVHRRVLFAMNELNNDYNKPYKKSARVVGDVIGKYHPHGDSAVYDTIVRMAQDFSMRHPLVDGQGNFGSVDGDSAAAMRYTEVRMDRLAHELLSDLDKETVEFGPNYDDSLEEPLVLPCKYPNLLVNGSEGIAVGMATKIPPHNLGEIIDGLIAVIDNPKLEVEELLELIPGPDFPTGGFIMGRDSIHQAYRTGRGIIPMRAKAMVEQNSRTSRESIIVTEIPFQVNKARLIEKIADLVRDKKIEGISDLRDESDRDGMRIVIELKRDSIPQVVLNQLYKMTPMHSSFGIIMLAIVKGQPQILKLREVLDLFIDHRKEIVTRRTMFELKKAEARAHILEGLKIALDNLDEVIQTIKTSANPAEAKERLISRFELSDIQAQAILEMRLHRLTGLERDKIIEEYNQVMALIKRLKEILASEVEILKIIKTELIDIKDRFGNPRRTEILAVAADLSIEDMIVEEDMVVTVSHSGYIKRNAVSLYRAQRRGGKGSTGMRPKDEDFVESLFIASTHSYVLIFTSRGKVYWLKVHEIPQGGRAARGKAIVNLLNLEADEQVMTILPVKEFEEGRFIITATQKGTVKKTDLLAYSNPRQGGIIALTIDEGDSLIAARLTDGSMDILLASHNGKSIRFNESDARPMGRTARGVRGMMLEGDDEIIGMEVVSDATASTLVTVTETGYGKRTSLTEYRVQSRGGKGIITIKTGGRNGQVVDVKLVDNESDLMFITDRGKVLRTRVSALSVIGRNTMGVRLMVLEADERIVAVAKLAEKEDDEGNPEIEETAPSGGVDAPGEGA